In one window of Reinekea forsetii DNA:
- a CDS encoding 2OG-Fe(II) oxygenase, whose protein sequence is MTALTLADGRFDDSGHLVLFENISRDLLHKGYSINPFALPLGLAENLLEHLQQMPEVAFSAAGVGRQQDYSLNGFVRSNQIAWIEGNSDAGAQWLQWVKGLQTYLNRRLFLGLFSFESHFAHYASGDFYKRHVDAFKGQANRVISLIVYLNRDWNPADGGELVIYQDSTDWEGIRVTPAFGTVVAFISEDFPHEVLPARRDRYSIAGWYRLNGSQPDRIDPPN, encoded by the coding sequence TTGACTGCATTGACCCTAGCCGATGGCCGTTTTGATGATAGTGGCCATCTAGTATTGTTTGAGAATATCAGTCGCGATTTGCTGCACAAGGGTTACAGTATCAACCCCTTTGCCCTGCCCCTAGGGCTGGCGGAAAATCTCCTGGAGCATCTGCAGCAGATGCCTGAAGTGGCGTTTTCGGCCGCCGGCGTCGGTCGCCAACAGGATTACAGCTTGAACGGCTTTGTGCGCAGCAACCAGATTGCCTGGATCGAGGGCAACTCCGACGCCGGGGCCCAATGGCTGCAGTGGGTAAAGGGCTTACAGACCTATCTCAATCGAAGGCTGTTCCTCGGCCTATTTTCGTTCGAAAGCCACTTTGCCCATTATGCCAGCGGTGATTTTTACAAACGCCATGTCGATGCGTTTAAGGGCCAGGCCAACCGGGTTATTTCTTTGATTGTCTATTTGAATCGAGACTGGAATCCGGCCGACGGCGGTGAGCTGGTGATCTATCAAGACAGCACAGATTGGGAGGGTATCCGTGTTACACCCGCCTTTGGTACGGTGGTCGCCTTTATCAGTGAGGATTTTCCGCACGAGGTCCTGCCGGCCCGGCGCGACCGCTATTCGATTGCCGGCTGGTATCGCCTGAACGGCTCCCAGCCGGATCGGATCGACCCACCGAACTAG
- the hflK gene encoding FtsH protease activity modulator HflK, whose amino-acid sequence MPSQQDSGYRSDPWSNGNQPPPDLDKLISDGINRVKKSLPGGGGGSAGNILVILLVFLLGVGVWTSLFTVPSDSVAVVQRFGKYVKEIPPGLHFKFPLGIDKATIVPVKRQLKQEFGFATPGSTDPFQSGRGTNGQLETQMVTGDLNAALVEWVVQYRIADPVKFLFEVREPSETLRYVSESVMREVVGDRTVDEVITIGRQEIESEALVKMQALAVKYVMGISIDQVQLKNINPPRPVQESFNEVNQAQQEKEKLINEALRDYNKVIPLAEGEKDQRIREADGYRLKRINEAEGDAARFNALLSEYQKAPEVTRRRIYIETMQEVLPTIKSKIIIDEQTRGLLPFLNLTSESGAKP is encoded by the coding sequence ATGCCATCTCAACAGGATAGTGGCTACCGTAGCGACCCGTGGTCAAACGGCAACCAACCCCCACCAGATCTCGATAAACTGATCAGCGACGGAATCAACCGGGTAAAGAAATCATTACCCGGCGGAGGCGGCGGCAGCGCCGGCAACATTCTCGTCATATTACTGGTATTTCTGCTTGGCGTGGGCGTCTGGACCTCGCTCTTTACTGTGCCCAGCGATTCGGTTGCCGTAGTGCAACGTTTTGGTAAGTACGTCAAGGAAATACCACCGGGTTTGCATTTCAAATTCCCATTGGGCATCGATAAAGCCACCATCGTACCGGTTAAGCGTCAGCTTAAGCAGGAATTTGGTTTCGCTACCCCAGGCTCAACCGACCCATTTCAAAGTGGCCGCGGTACCAATGGTCAGCTGGAAACCCAGATGGTCACCGGCGACCTCAATGCCGCGTTGGTTGAATGGGTGGTGCAATATCGCATCGCCGATCCAGTGAAATTCCTGTTCGAAGTTCGGGAGCCGAGCGAGACGTTACGTTATGTGTCCGAATCGGTCATGCGTGAAGTGGTCGGTGACCGCACCGTCGATGAGGTGATCACCATTGGTCGCCAGGAAATCGAGTCCGAAGCGTTAGTTAAGATGCAGGCTCTGGCCGTCAAATACGTTATGGGCATCAGCATCGATCAGGTGCAATTGAAGAATATCAATCCGCCGCGCCCGGTGCAGGAGTCCTTTAACGAGGTCAACCAGGCCCAGCAGGAGAAAGAAAAGCTGATCAACGAGGCCCTACGAGACTACAACAAGGTCATTCCCTTGGCCGAAGGTGAAAAAGATCAGCGTATTCGAGAAGCCGACGGTTACCGCTTAAAACGCATCAACGAAGCCGAAGGTGACGCCGCCCGCTTTAATGCCCTGTTATCGGAATATCAGAAGGCACCGGAAGTAACCCGACGCCGGATCTATATCGAAACCATGCAGGAGGTTCTGCCCACGATAAAATCGAAGATTATTATCGATGAACAGACCCGCGGTCTCTTACCCTTCTTAAACCTCACTAGCGAGTCGGGAGCGAAGCCATGA
- the hflC gene encoding protease modulator HflC, whose amino-acid sequence MKVGSLAAVAVVVILLQGSFYTVDEVEQVIITQFGKPVGDPVTSAGLHLKTPFIQDVNAIDKRVLEWDGEPSDMPTKDKLYISVDLFARWRITEPLQYFLRLKDERSAQSRLDDILGSETRNAVAKHELIEIIRTTKDRVPLRDELLAGDDRTANMGNLVPISKGRQGVEDEIFRAAAEKVKVFGIELLDIRFKRINYNASVRPKIYDRMISERRQIAERFLSEGNGEAARIRGDRVRDLNKIQSEAYREVEEIRGMADAKATEIYAQAYNQSDVSRDLYEFTRTLQAYQTIIGQDTTLVLSTDSDLFKFLKGIEP is encoded by the coding sequence ATGAAAGTCGGTTCTCTGGCAGCTGTGGCGGTCGTCGTCATCTTGCTGCAGGGCAGTTTTTACACCGTCGATGAGGTTGAACAGGTTATTATTACTCAGTTCGGCAAGCCAGTCGGCGACCCGGTCACCAGTGCCGGTTTACACCTCAAGACGCCCTTCATCCAAGACGTGAATGCGATCGACAAGCGGGTCCTGGAATGGGACGGCGAACCGTCCGATATGCCGACCAAAGATAAGCTCTACATCTCAGTCGACCTCTTTGCGCGCTGGCGCATTACCGAACCGTTGCAGTACTTCTTGCGCCTGAAAGACGAGCGCAGCGCGCAGTCGCGTTTGGACGACATACTCGGCAGTGAAACGCGCAACGCGGTGGCTAAACACGAATTGATCGAAATAATTCGTACCACCAAAGATCGTGTGCCGTTGCGTGATGAACTGTTGGCCGGCGACGACCGAACCGCCAACATGGGCAACCTGGTTCCCATTAGCAAGGGACGTCAGGGCGTCGAGGATGAAATATTCCGCGCCGCGGCTGAAAAAGTGAAGGTCTTCGGTATTGAATTACTCGACATTCGCTTTAAGCGCATCAACTACAACGCCAGCGTGCGGCCGAAAATCTATGACCGGATGATCAGTGAACGACGTCAGATTGCCGAACGATTCTTGTCCGAAGGTAATGGTGAGGCCGCTCGAATCCGGGGTGACCGCGTTCGTGATCTGAATAAAATCCAGTCTGAGGCTTATCGTGAGGTAGAGGAAATTCGCGGCATGGCCGACGCCAAGGCGACCGAAATCTATGCTCAGGCCTATAACCAGAGCGACGTATCGCGCGACCTGTATGAGTTCACTCGAACCCTGCAGGCGTACCAAACGATCATCGGTCAAGACACCACCCTGGTGTTATCAACTGACAGTGATCTGTTTAAATTTCTCAAGGGCATCGAGCCTTAG
- a CDS encoding DnaJ C-terminal domain-containing protein: MDFKDYYKILGVKPDASDADIKLAYRQLARQYHPDKNPAAGASDKFKAAAEAYEVLKSSDRRAEFDELRRYGGQQPNGFRAPPGWQSRARPSSAQGDYSDFFNSMFGSSGRAQPKPVKGQDVELPLALSLEETLAELTRTVEYDLPASQADRSPSQKHLRVKIHQGATEGERIRVRGQGGPGQQGGLAGDLYLVIQYAAHSVFSVQGTDLLVTLPLAPWEAALGAKVTVPTLTGSITLTIPANTPAGKRFRIKGKGLIDKSQQGDLYAAVQLVLPPQTNEKTALLWQQLGAAQPFDPRGHWSGRQ; this comes from the coding sequence ATGGACTTTAAAGACTACTACAAGATACTGGGGGTGAAACCCGACGCCAGTGATGCCGACATTAAGCTGGCCTATCGCCAACTGGCACGCCAATACCATCCCGACAAGAATCCCGCAGCGGGTGCTAGCGATAAATTTAAGGCCGCCGCCGAAGCCTATGAGGTTTTAAAGAGCAGCGACCGACGCGCCGAATTTGATGAACTGCGCCGCTATGGCGGTCAACAACCCAATGGTTTTCGTGCACCACCGGGCTGGCAGAGTCGAGCTCGACCGAGCAGCGCTCAAGGCGATTATTCCGATTTCTTTAATTCGATGTTTGGCAGTTCCGGCAGGGCTCAACCCAAGCCCGTGAAGGGCCAGGATGTGGAACTTCCACTGGCCCTAAGCTTGGAAGAGACGCTCGCCGAGCTGACCCGCACCGTCGAATACGACCTGCCCGCCAGTCAAGCCGACCGGAGCCCAAGCCAGAAACATCTGCGCGTCAAGATCCACCAGGGCGCTACCGAGGGCGAACGGATCCGGGTCCGAGGCCAGGGTGGGCCCGGCCAACAGGGCGGCTTGGCCGGCGATCTGTATCTGGTGATCCAGTACGCGGCCCATTCGGTGTTCAGCGTGCAGGGCACAGACCTGTTGGTCACCCTGCCGCTCGCCCCATGGGAGGCCGCCTTGGGCGCCAAGGTCACGGTGCCGACCCTAACCGGCAGCATCACCCTGACCATTCCAGCCAATACCCCGGCGGGCAAACGCTTTCGTATCAAAGGCAAGGGCCTGATCGATAAGAGCCAGCAGGGCGATCTATACGCCGCGGTGCAGCTGGTCCTGCCGCCCCAAACCAACGAAAAAACGGCTCTTCTGTGGCAACAACTGGGCGCCGCGCAACCATTCGACCCTAGAGGTCATTGGTCCGGACGGCAATAA
- a CDS encoding sulfite exporter TauE/SafE family protein has protein sequence MLTDPLFYLVAIPALLIMGISKGGLGGGLGIVSVPLMSLVIAPTQAAAIMLPILCVMDGFALWGFRGQYDKPNLRTILPAAILGIGVGAATYSYLSDSHIRLMVGLIALVFSLNWLYHRMRGNNPAAKAPNRIKGWVFGAISGFTSFSVHSGGPPLDMYLLPQRLPKGVFVGTTIIFFAVANYTKLIPYAWMGLLDTTNLMTSLSLIILAPIGVRLGMLLHHRLSDGWFYWLCYCLLLVAGIKLSVDGASALWAARF, from the coding sequence ATGTTAACAGATCCACTCTTTTACCTCGTTGCCATACCGGCCCTGCTGATTATGGGGATCTCCAAAGGCGGTCTTGGCGGCGGCTTGGGCATTGTCTCGGTGCCGTTAATGTCCCTGGTGATCGCGCCGACTCAGGCCGCGGCCATTATGCTGCCGATCCTCTGTGTGATGGATGGCTTCGCCCTGTGGGGCTTTCGCGGTCAATACGACAAGCCCAATCTGCGTACCATATTGCCGGCGGCGATCCTCGGTATCGGCGTCGGTGCGGCAACCTACAGTTATCTGTCCGATAGCCATATCCGGCTGATGGTGGGTTTGATCGCCTTGGTGTTTAGTCTGAACTGGCTCTATCACCGCATGCGCGGCAACAACCCGGCCGCCAAAGCACCGAATCGAATCAAGGGTTGGGTGTTTGGTGCCATATCGGGCTTTACCAGCTTTAGCGTGCATTCCGGTGGTCCACCGCTCGATATGTATCTGTTACCGCAACGGCTGCCCAAGGGTGTTTTTGTGGGCACCACCATCATCTTTTTTGCCGTGGCCAACTATACCAAGCTCATTCCCTATGCTTGGATGGGCCTGCTTGACACCACTAACCTGATGACGTCCCTAAGCCTGATCATACTGGCCCCCATTGGGGTTCGGTTGGGCATGCTGTTACACCATCGGTTGTCCGATGGCTGGTTCTATTGGTTGTGTTACTGCTTGCTGCTGGTGGCGGGTATTAAGCTCAGTGTGGATGGGGCGAGCGCCTTATGGGCGGCTCGCTTTTAG
- a CDS encoding CBS domain-containing protein gives MFGSIVAKDYMSIKPVTFRADTHIFEAIQVLLQNKISGATVVNDANEAVGVISEMDCLQAIINVGYYDQGGGYVGDFMTRNVESIDQNINIIDAAQLLLKTKRRRMPVIEDGKFKGQISARSILMAFKNFRNQDQSAEDNR, from the coding sequence ATGTTCGGATCCATAGTTGCTAAAGACTACATGTCGATCAAACCTGTTACATTCCGTGCCGATACCCATATTTTCGAGGCCATTCAGGTTCTACTACAGAACAAAATTTCCGGCGCAACGGTGGTCAATGACGCTAATGAGGCGGTTGGTGTAATCTCGGAGATGGATTGTTTGCAGGCTATTATCAACGTCGGTTATTACGATCAAGGCGGCGGATATGTCGGGGATTTTATGACCCGCAATGTCGAGTCGATCGATCAGAACATCAATATAATCGATGCTGCACAACTGCTGCTTAAGACCAAGCGGCGGCGGATGCCGGTCATTGAAGACGGCAAGTTTAAGGGCCAGATCAGTGCACGCAGTATTCTGATGGCCTTTAAAAACTTCCGCAACCAGGACCAGAGCGCCGAAGACAACCGTTGA
- a CDS encoding glycosyltransferase family 2 protein has protein sequence MTTGRPNISVVIPLHNKQAHILATIQSVLAQSLQPLEIIVVDDGSTDQSAELIQTQLATNPDYQRVRLIQQANGGVAKARNVGIEAANSDFVALLDADDSWEAHFLAEIDDLIERFPQAGAFATGYQKMLSDNLYVDPKVRFPTAVTTATILPCYFEICARGDLPFMASSVCIDKTRVTDAPWFPEGESMGEDQDLWARLSLHSSIAFSPKVLAFYRLDAENRACTRNYPSVECGFSRRLNQAIKTGRIPIHRRASVLTYTATHLLHLARLNISLGRFQVARTLLSDRRCNRLRVKKTLCQGRIWLGQLRGL, from the coding sequence ATGACGACCGGCCGACCTAACATTTCCGTGGTGATTCCATTGCACAATAAGCAGGCCCATATTCTGGCCACGATTCAATCGGTACTGGCGCAAAGCCTTCAGCCTTTAGAGATTATCGTGGTCGATGACGGATCGACGGACCAGAGTGCCGAGCTGATTCAGACTCAGCTGGCGACCAACCCGGACTACCAACGCGTTCGTCTGATCCAGCAGGCCAACGGCGGCGTCGCCAAGGCGCGCAATGTCGGCATCGAGGCCGCAAACAGTGATTTTGTTGCCTTGCTGGATGCAGATGACAGTTGGGAAGCGCATTTTTTAGCAGAAATTGATGATCTGATTGAACGCTTTCCTCAGGCCGGTGCCTTCGCCACCGGTTACCAGAAGATGCTCAGCGACAATCTTTATGTCGATCCCAAGGTGCGCTTCCCAACGGCGGTTACAACAGCAACTATTTTGCCCTGCTACTTTGAAATTTGTGCGCGCGGCGATCTGCCCTTTATGGCCTCGTCGGTGTGCATTGATAAAACGCGGGTGACCGATGCACCCTGGTTCCCCGAGGGTGAGTCGATGGGTGAGGACCAGGATCTATGGGCGCGCTTGTCATTGCATTCGAGCATTGCCTTTAGCCCGAAAGTCCTGGCGTTCTATCGCCTGGATGCGGAAAATAGGGCCTGCACCCGGAACTATCCGAGCGTTGAATGCGGCTTCAGTCGGCGCCTAAATCAGGCCATTAAGACTGGACGGATCCCGATTCATCGCCGCGCCAGCGTGTTAACTTACACCGCAACCCATCTGTTGCATTTGGCGCGCCTGAATATATCGCTCGGGCGTTTTCAGGTCGCCCGGACACTTTTGTCCGACCGGCGCTGTAACCGTTTACGGGTCAAGAAAACGCTTTGCCAAGGGCGCATATGGCTGGGCCAGTTGCGTGGCCTATAG
- a CDS encoding polysaccharide pyruvyl transferase family protein, with translation MIFSDSYLCGYYGMQNTGDDALLLATAWGAKKFLGDKNHRVSNVAPLHLSGLPYLPAGLKVQQRFRGENRLKQSFHALVSKRVIFGGGSVLHNSHDINLKRQLMTLSGRQGLALGVGLGPFRDSAAEKNCAKFLNECEFVGVRDVDSFALAKHIAPQAKIKLTFDLAPLLLLNKELKFDRVARAGICVCLCPYERLSSDSAAEHQRLMALAQAIVRVHRETGEAITLLDFNGHATLGDKQVHVALRALLPASVPVTHLHYQQNPLVVLQQLATFKVVVSMRLHGSVLAYLADTPVVSLSYHSKCDGWCRQIGQPESLQFDAKQIEVEQLVQVISAGLSQGFMAPTLTPAEAVEKSLTNWSI, from the coding sequence ATGATATTTTCCGATAGCTATCTGTGCGGCTACTATGGCATGCAGAATACCGGCGACGATGCCCTTTTGCTCGCTACCGCCTGGGGGGCGAAGAAATTTCTGGGTGATAAAAACCATCGCGTTAGTAATGTGGCGCCGTTGCACTTATCCGGCCTGCCCTATTTACCGGCTGGCTTAAAAGTACAACAACGTTTTCGCGGCGAGAATCGGCTCAAGCAGTCGTTTCATGCATTGGTCTCGAAGCGGGTTATCTTTGGTGGTGGTTCGGTGCTGCACAACAGTCACGATATAAATTTGAAACGCCAATTGATGACATTGTCGGGTCGTCAAGGCTTGGCGCTTGGCGTCGGGTTGGGCCCGTTCCGGGACAGCGCAGCGGAAAAAAACTGTGCGAAATTTCTTAATGAATGTGAATTTGTCGGCGTTCGCGATGTCGATAGCTTTGCCTTGGCCAAGCATATTGCGCCCCAAGCCAAGATTAAGCTGACCTTCGATTTGGCGCCCCTGCTGCTGTTAAATAAAGAGCTCAAATTTGACCGAGTAGCCCGCGCGGGCATTTGTGTTTGTCTCTGTCCATACGAACGCTTGAGCAGTGACAGCGCAGCCGAACACCAGCGACTCATGGCGCTGGCGCAAGCCATTGTTCGCGTGCATCGTGAGACCGGCGAAGCCATCACGCTGCTCGACTTTAATGGCCATGCCACCTTAGGTGACAAACAGGTGCACGTGGCCTTGCGTGCATTGCTGCCAGCAAGTGTTCCGGTGACTCATCTGCATTACCAACAAAATCCGTTAGTTGTACTGCAACAATTGGCCACTTTTAAAGTCGTTGTGAGTATGCGCTTGCACGGTTCGGTGCTGGCCTACCTAGCCGACACGCCGGTAGTTTCACTCAGTTATCACAGCAAATGTGATGGCTGGTGTCGACAAATAGGTCAGCCCGAGTCGCTCCAGTTCGATGCTAAGCAGATCGAGGTTGAACAACTGGTGCAGGTAATCAGCGCCGGCCTGAGTCAGGGTTTTATGGCCCCGACTCTGACGCCCGCCGAGGCGGTGGAAAAATCTTTGACCAATTGGAGTATCTGA